In Neisseria brasiliensis, the following proteins share a genomic window:
- the rpmG gene encoding 50S ribosomal protein L33 yields MRDKIKLESSAGTGHFYTTTKNKRTMPGKLEIKKFDPVARKHVIYKETKLK; encoded by the coding sequence ATGCGCGATAAAATCAAATTGGAATCTAGTGCTGGTACTGGCCACTTTTACACCACTACCAAAAACAAACGCACTATGCCTGGCAAACTGGAAATCAAAAAATTTGACCCAGTAGCCCGTAAACACGTTATCTACAAAGAAACTAAATTGAAATAA
- the ileS gene encoding isoleucine--tRNA ligase gives MTDYSKTVNLLESPFPMRGNLAKREPAWLKSWYEQKRYQKLRDKTKGRPKFVLHDGPPYANGDIHIGHAVNKILKDIIIRSKTQAGFDAPYVPGWDCHGLPIEVMVEKLHGKDMPKARFRELCREYAAEQIARQKKDFIRLGVLGDWDNPYLTMDFQTEADTVRTLGKIYKAGYLYRGAKPVQFCLDCGSSLAEAEVEYKDKISPAIDVAYLFQDNAALAKAFGVNSIDGEAFAVIWTTTPWTLPASQAISAGAEVVYQLIATAKGHLVLAKDLAEDALKRYGLSDGMNVVAETTGAHLENLHLNHPFIERDIVMLNGDHVTTDAGTGLVHTAPAHGLEDYTVCNQYGIELYNPVNGEGRYISEVPRVAGLTVWEANPVIIEWLQENNRLLCNTKLEHSYAHCWRHKTPLIYRATGQWFIGMDKPGTDGKTLRGNAMKAVDDTEFFPSWGRARLQAMIEGRPDWVVSRQRYWGTPMTFFVHKESGELHPNSAELLEQVAQRIEEKGIEAWFSLDKSELLSAEDCEQYDKLTDTMDVWFDSGSTHYSVLKQREELTWPADLYLEGSDQHRGWFQSSMLTGCAAMGRAPYKQLLTHGFVVDQNGRKMSKSIGNVVAPQEVYNEFGADILRLWAASTDYSGELAISKEILKRVTESYRRIRNTLSFLFANLSDFNPFEHTVPQDQMVELDRYALILARQLQERVAGDYYPRYAFHFAVKDIVSFCSEDLGAFYLDILKDRLYTTQADSHARRSAQTALYHITRSLVLLIAPVLCFTGEEAWDIIGGGEEDSVLFHTWHEFPPINEKAEAEIVKKWAAVREVREAVTAAIEPLRTDKTVGSSLQAEVDIHAPEALAGYLQALGDELRFALLVSKANVHKADELSVTAKASTGEKCERCWHYTDDIGSVAGHATVCKRCADNVDGKGEERHYA, from the coding sequence ATGACCGATTACAGCAAAACCGTCAACCTGCTTGAAAGCCCGTTCCCAATGCGCGGCAATCTGGCCAAGCGCGAACCTGCATGGCTCAAAAGCTGGTACGAACAAAAACGCTACCAAAAATTGCGCGACAAAACCAAAGGCCGTCCGAAATTCGTTTTGCACGATGGCCCACCGTATGCCAACGGCGACATCCACATCGGTCATGCCGTCAACAAAATTCTGAAAGACATCATCATCCGCAGCAAAACCCAAGCCGGTTTCGATGCGCCTTATGTACCTGGCTGGGACTGCCACGGCCTGCCGATTGAAGTGATGGTGGAAAAGCTGCACGGCAAAGACATGCCTAAAGCGCGTTTCCGCGAATTGTGCCGCGAATATGCCGCCGAACAAATCGCCCGCCAGAAAAAAGATTTCATCCGCTTGGGCGTATTGGGCGATTGGGACAACCCTTACCTCACCATGGATTTCCAAACCGAAGCCGACACCGTGCGCACTTTGGGCAAAATCTACAAAGCCGGTTATCTGTATCGCGGTGCCAAGCCGGTGCAATTCTGCTTGGATTGCGGCTCATCATTGGCCGAAGCCGAAGTGGAATACAAAGACAAAATCTCTCCGGCCATCGACGTGGCTTATCTGTTTCAAGACAACGCCGCATTAGCCAAAGCCTTCGGCGTGAACAGCATTGATGGCGAAGCCTTCGCCGTGATTTGGACCACCACACCTTGGACACTCCCTGCCAGCCAAGCGATTTCTGCCGGTGCGGAAGTGGTGTACCAACTGATTGCCACCGCCAAAGGCCATTTGGTTTTGGCCAAAGATTTGGCAGAAGATGCGCTGAAACGCTACGGCCTTTCAGACGGCATGAATGTAGTCGCCGAAACCACCGGCGCGCATTTGGAAAACCTGCATTTGAACCATCCGTTTATCGAACGTGATATCGTGATGCTCAACGGCGACCACGTCACCACCGATGCCGGTACCGGCTTGGTGCACACCGCCCCTGCTCACGGTTTAGAAGACTACACCGTCTGCAACCAATACGGCATTGAGCTCTACAACCCGGTTAACGGCGAAGGCCGTTACATCAGCGAAGTGCCGCGCGTGGCCGGTTTGACCGTGTGGGAAGCCAATCCGGTGATTATCGAATGGCTGCAAGAAAACAACCGCTTATTGTGCAACACCAAGCTAGAACACAGCTACGCCCACTGCTGGCGCCACAAAACGCCGCTGATTTACCGTGCCACCGGCCAATGGTTTATCGGTATGGACAAACCGGGCACCGACGGCAAAACCTTGCGCGGCAATGCGATGAAAGCAGTGGACGACACCGAATTCTTCCCGTCATGGGGTCGTGCGCGTTTGCAAGCAATGATTGAAGGCCGTCCGGACTGGGTAGTGTCACGCCAACGCTACTGGGGCACGCCGATGACTTTTTTTGTGCACAAAGAAAGCGGTGAATTGCACCCGAATTCTGCCGAATTGCTGGAACAAGTGGCGCAACGCATTGAAGAAAAAGGCATTGAAGCCTGGTTCTCGCTGGATAAAAGCGAATTGTTGAGCGCGGAAGATTGCGAGCAATACGACAAACTCACCGACACCATGGACGTTTGGTTCGATTCAGGCTCAACCCACTATTCTGTGTTGAAACAACGCGAAGAATTGACGTGGCCGGCCGATTTGTATCTGGAAGGCAGCGACCAACACCGTGGCTGGTTCCAATCGTCTATGCTCACCGGCTGCGCCGCCATGGGTCGCGCGCCTTACAAGCAATTGCTGACCCACGGTTTCGTGGTCGATCAAAACGGCCGCAAAATGTCGAAGTCCATCGGCAACGTGGTTGCGCCGCAAGAAGTGTACAACGAATTCGGTGCCGATATTCTTCGCCTGTGGGCAGCTTCAACCGACTATTCGGGCGAACTGGCAATTTCCAAAGAAATTCTCAAACGCGTGACCGAAAGCTACCGCCGCATCCGCAATACTTTGAGCTTCCTGTTTGCCAACCTGTCGGATTTCAACCCGTTTGAACACACCGTGCCGCAAGACCAAATGGTCGAGCTTGACCGCTACGCGCTGATTTTGGCGCGCCAACTGCAAGAACGCGTGGCCGGTGATTACTACCCACGCTATGCCTTCCACTTTGCCGTGAAAGACATCGTGTCGTTCTGCTCGGAAGACTTGGGCGCGTTCTACTTGGATATTTTGAAAGACCGCCTGTACACCACCCAAGCCGACAGCCACGCCCGCCGCAGCGCGCAAACTGCCCTGTATCACATCACCCGCAGCTTGGTGCTGCTGATTGCGCCGGTATTGTGTTTCACCGGTGAAGAAGCGTGGGACATCATCGGCGGTGGTGAAGAAGACAGCGTGCTGTTCCACACATGGCACGAATTCCCGCCGATTAACGAAAAAGCCGAAGCCGAAATCGTGAAAAAATGGGCAGCCGTGCGTGAAGTGCGCGAAGCCGTGACCGCCGCGATTGAGCCGCTGCGTACCGACAAAACAGTCGGCTCATCACTGCAAGCCGAAGTCGATATCCACGCGCCTGAAGCCTTGGCAGGCTATCTGCAAGCCTTGGGCGACGAATTGCGCTTTGCCCTGCTGGTTTCCAAAGCCAACGTGCACAAAGCCGACGAGTTGAGCGTTACCGCTAAAGCCAGCACCGGCGAGAAATGCGAACGTTGCTGGCACTACACCGATGACATCGGCAGCGTAGCAGGTCATGCCACCGTATGTAAACGCTGTGCCGATAATGTCGATGGCAAAGGCGAAGAGCGTCATTACGCTTAA
- the lspA gene encoding signal peptidase II — protein MSSKISYLLLALSAIALDQITKIWTLANFQYQKRVNIIPNFFDWTLVFNPGAAFSFLADQGGWQKYFFLTLALVISGYLWRGIVKNDFARWGKIGAAMIIGGAIGNAIDRVAYGHVVDFLLFYWQDWYYPAFNIADSFICVGAVLLILDGFSSKHKKNVAAENQAV, from the coding sequence ATGAGTTCTAAAATCTCTTATCTGTTGCTGGCATTGTCAGCAATTGCGCTCGACCAAATCACAAAAATCTGGACGCTGGCGAATTTTCAATATCAAAAACGCGTAAACATCATTCCGAATTTTTTTGACTGGACACTGGTATTTAACCCTGGTGCGGCGTTTAGTTTTTTGGCCGACCAAGGTGGTTGGCAGAAGTATTTCTTTTTGACACTGGCTTTGGTCATTAGCGGCTATTTGTGGCGTGGCATTGTGAAAAATGACTTTGCGCGCTGGGGCAAAATCGGCGCGGCAATGATTATCGGTGGCGCGATCGGCAATGCAATTGACCGTGTCGCTTATGGACATGTAGTTGATTTTTTATTATTTTATTGGCAAGATTGGTATTACCCTGCTTTCAATATCGCCGACAGCTTTATCTGCGTAGGTGCAGTATTGTTGATATTAGATGGCTTTTCAAGCAAACATAAAAAGAATGTGGCGGCAGAGAATCAGGCCGTCTGA
- a CDS encoding OmpA family protein, with protein sequence MKFLKPLTLAIVAAPLALAGCVTNPTTGQQTASKTAVYGLGSAAVCGIVGALTHGSKGARNSALACGAVGAGVGGYMDYQEKKLRESLANTNVEVERQGNQIKLVMPENVTFATGSAALSTNAQNALAAAAQTLVQYPDTTLTINGHTDNTGSDAINEPLSRNRAQSVATYLQSRGVSGSRLSTAGYGSRQPIASNATAEGRAQNRRVEVLINPDQNAIRAAQQQM encoded by the coding sequence ATGAAATTCTTGAAACCTTTGACACTGGCCATCGTTGCCGCTCCTTTGGCTTTGGCAGGCTGTGTGACCAACCCGACTACCGGTCAGCAAACCGCCAGCAAAACCGCTGTTTACGGCTTGGGCAGCGCGGCTGTGTGCGGCATCGTGGGTGCATTGACCCACGGCAGCAAAGGTGCACGTAACTCAGCCTTGGCGTGTGGCGCAGTGGGCGCAGGTGTAGGCGGCTACATGGATTACCAAGAGAAAAAACTGCGTGAAAGCTTGGCCAATACCAACGTAGAAGTAGAGCGTCAAGGTAACCAAATTAAATTGGTTATGCCTGAAAACGTAACCTTCGCCACCGGTAGCGCCGCGTTGAGTACCAACGCACAAAACGCTTTGGCCGCTGCGGCACAAACTTTGGTTCAATACCCAGACACCACTTTGACCATCAACGGCCATACCGACAACACCGGTTCTGACGCCATCAACGAGCCATTGTCTCGCAACCGCGCACAATCTGTGGCTACTTACCTGCAATCACGCGGTGTGAGCGGTTCACGTTTGAGCACTGCCGGTTACGGTTCACGTCAACCAATCGCGTCTAACGCCACTGCCGAAGGCCGTGCGCAAAACCGTCGCGTGGAAGTGTTGATCAACCCTGATCAAAACGCCATCCGTGCTGCGCAACAACAAATGTAA
- the coaE gene encoding dephospho-CoA kinase (Dephospho-CoA kinase (CoaE) performs the final step in coenzyme A biosynthesis.): MTVWVGLTGGIGSGKSQAAAEFVALGVPHIDADTLSRSLTADNGKALPAIRETIGAHVFESEGRLNRAALREEVFRRPQTKAMLEALMFPLILQEIRLQQAQYQDAIYGIIDVPLLVENPPFLALVQRVLVIDVDETTQIERVKQRNSLSEDEIRRIMASQASRRERLLHADDVIKNDGNLNELAEKIQRLHRYYLHTLKAV; the protein is encoded by the coding sequence ATGACGGTTTGGGTGGGGTTGACAGGCGGCATCGGCAGCGGAAAATCACAAGCTGCGGCGGAGTTCGTTGCGTTGGGTGTGCCGCATATTGATGCCGATACGCTCAGCCGTAGTCTGACGGCAGATAATGGCAAAGCTTTACCAGCCATTCGTGAAACCATTGGTGCGCATGTATTTGAAAGTGAAGGCCGTCTGAATCGTGCGGCGTTGCGCGAGGAAGTGTTCAGACGGCCTCAAACCAAAGCCATGCTTGAAGCCTTGATGTTTCCATTGATTTTGCAAGAAATTCGTCTGCAACAAGCGCAATATCAGGATGCTATTTATGGCATTATCGATGTGCCGCTGCTAGTGGAAAATCCACCATTTCTTGCTTTGGTGCAACGTGTGCTGGTGATTGATGTGGATGAAACCACGCAGATTGAGCGCGTCAAACAGCGCAATAGCTTGAGTGAAGATGAAATCCGCCGTATTATGGCCAGCCAAGCGTCACGCCGTGAGCGATTACTGCATGCTGATGATGTGATTAAAAACGACGGTAACTTGAATGAGTTAGCCGAAAAAATCCAACGCTTGCATCGCTATTATCTCCACACACTCAAGGCCGTCTGA
- the rpmB gene encoding 50S ribosomal protein L28, whose translation MARVCKVTGKRPMSGNNVSHANNKTKRRFLPNLQSRRFWVESENRWVRLRVSNAALRTIDKVGIDVVLADLRARGEA comes from the coding sequence ATGGCACGAGTTTGCAAAGTGACCGGTAAGCGCCCGATGTCTGGCAATAACGTATCACACGCCAACAACAAAACCAAACGTCGTTTTTTGCCTAACTTGCAATCACGTCGTTTCTGGGTAGAAAGTGAAAACCGCTGGGTTCGCTTGCGCGTTTCTAACGCTGCATTGCGCACCATCGATAAAGTAGGCATTGATGTCGTATTGGCTGATTTGCGTGCTCGCGGCGAAGCTTAA
- the ispH gene encoding 4-hydroxy-3-methylbut-2-enyl diphosphate reductase, whose amino-acid sequence MTNKTIMLANPRGFCAGVDRAIAIVERALEEYGAPIYVRHEVVHNKFVVDNLRDKGAIFIEELSEVPTGATLIYSAHGVSKAVQEEAKMRGFRVFDATCPLVTKVHKEVARLDAQDYQIIMIGHKGHVEVEGTMGQLPPGKMLLVEVVEDVAALEVADHDKLAYVSQTTLSVDETKDIIEALNARFPNIRNPHKEDICYATTNRQKAVKDLAAECDIVIVVGSPNSSNSNRLREVAAVRGVDAYMVDNASYLEKEWFDGKTKVGVTAGASAPEVLVQEVLETIQSWGHDTVREGEGAEESIVFVLPKELRREGENKQVLNKG is encoded by the coding sequence ATGACAAACAAAACCATTATGCTGGCCAATCCACGCGGCTTTTGTGCCGGCGTTGACCGCGCTATTGCAATCGTGGAGCGAGCGCTGGAAGAATACGGCGCGCCGATTTATGTGCGCCATGAAGTCGTGCACAATAAATTTGTAGTGGATAATCTGCGTGATAAAGGTGCAATTTTTATTGAAGAATTGTCGGAAGTACCGACCGGTGCTACGCTGATTTATTCGGCGCACGGTGTATCGAAGGCGGTACAGGAAGAAGCAAAAATGCGCGGCTTCCGCGTGTTTGACGCGACTTGTCCGCTGGTAACCAAGGTGCATAAAGAAGTGGCTCGATTGGATGCGCAAGATTATCAAATCATTATGATCGGCCACAAAGGCCATGTCGAAGTAGAAGGCACAATGGGGCAACTGCCGCCGGGTAAAATGTTACTGGTCGAGGTGGTGGAAGACGTAGCGGCATTGGAAGTGGCCGATCACGATAAGCTGGCTTATGTGAGCCAGACTACTTTGTCGGTCGACGAAACGAAAGATATTATCGAAGCACTAAATGCGCGTTTCCCAAATATCCGTAACCCACACAAAGAAGACATTTGCTACGCCACCACCAACCGCCAAAAAGCGGTGAAAGATTTGGCGGCAGAATGCGATATTGTGATTGTGGTCGGTTCGCCCAATTCGTCCAACAGCAACCGCTTGCGTGAAGTCGCAGCAGTGCGCGGCGTGGATGCGTATATGGTCGATAACGCCAGCTATTTAGAAAAAGAATGGTTCGACGGCAAAACCAAAGTCGGTGTAACAGCCGGCGCATCGGCACCGGAAGTGTTGGTGCAGGAAGTCTTGGAGACCATTCAATCTTGGGGACACGATACTGTGCGCGAAGGCGAAGGGGCGGAAGAAAGTATTGTATTTGTCTTGCCGAAAGAATTGCGCCGAGAAGGTGAGAATAAGCAGGTTTTGAATAAGGGCTAA
- a CDS encoding M23 family metallopeptidase has protein sequence MLLPVSGVMTAYAVTEPMPKAGDFKVERVLEELPAVYVETGNFQSSYWAQEVVQQGDSLSDVLTRMGVPQTDIKAIMAKNNATRDMKNLKADQSVNIRVDATGQVTDVQFFIDEELERNLVALEKVNGKWQASNEEIDMKTMPTLRSIAIRSSAIGDMLRAEIPSDVYLQLREIFADTVDMQTLKEGDVIRLLYNSMYFRGQQMGVGDILAAEIVKNGKTYHAYYYSQGKDDEESGSYYDQNGKSLQQKEGFNIQPVEYTRISSPYGYRVHPVLHTVRMHTGIDYAAPTGTPIRAAADGMITFKGWKGGYGHTVMVVHANGVETLYGHMSAFSQLTGSVRAGDIIGYVGSSGRSTGPHLHYEARVNGQPVNPTTVALPTPKLTPNNMSAFRKQQKAANTTLAAVRGLPVSVAQLD, from the coding sequence ATGTTGCTGCCGGTTTCTGGTGTGATGACGGCCTATGCGGTGACCGAGCCTATGCCCAAAGCGGGCGACTTTAAAGTTGAACGCGTATTGGAAGAATTACCGGCAGTTTATGTTGAAACCGGTAATTTTCAGTCCAGCTATTGGGCGCAAGAAGTGGTGCAGCAGGGCGATTCTCTGTCGGATGTTTTGACCCGCATGGGCGTGCCGCAAACCGACATCAAAGCCATCATGGCGAAAAATAATGCCACGCGTGACATGAAAAACCTGAAGGCCGATCAATCGGTCAATATCCGTGTGGATGCCACCGGCCAAGTGACCGATGTACAGTTTTTCATTGATGAAGAATTAGAGCGTAACTTGGTGGCCTTGGAAAAGGTCAACGGCAAATGGCAGGCTTCTAACGAAGAAATCGACATGAAAACCATGCCAACGTTGCGCTCGATTGCGATTCGCAGCTCGGCTATTGGCGATATGTTGCGTGCTGAAATTCCATCCGACGTTTATTTGCAGCTTCGTGAGATTTTTGCCGACACTGTTGACATGCAAACCTTAAAAGAGGGCGATGTGATCCGTTTGCTGTACAACAGCATGTATTTCCGCGGCCAACAAATGGGCGTAGGCGATATTTTGGCCGCTGAAATCGTGAAAAACGGCAAAACCTACCACGCTTACTACTACAGCCAAGGTAAAGATGACGAAGAGAGCGGCAGCTACTATGACCAAAACGGTAAATCGTTGCAGCAAAAAGAAGGTTTTAATATTCAGCCTGTTGAATATACACGCATTTCTTCGCCTTATGGCTACCGCGTGCATCCGGTTTTACACACCGTGCGTATGCATACCGGTATCGACTATGCTGCGCCAACCGGTACGCCGATTCGTGCTGCCGCAGATGGCATGATTACCTTTAAAGGTTGGAAAGGCGGCTATGGCCATACCGTGATGGTGGTGCATGCCAACGGCGTGGAAACATTGTACGGCCACATGAGCGCGTTTTCACAATTGACCGGCAGCGTGCGCGCCGGTGATATTATCGGCTATGTCGGCAGCAGCGGCCGCTCAACCGGCCCGCATTTGCACTATGAAGCACGTGTCAACGGCCAGCCGGTGAACCCGACAACCGTGGCCTTGCCGACCCCGAAACTGACGCCAAATAACATGAGCGCGTTCCGCAAACAGCAAAAAGCCGCCAATACCACATTGGCCGCCGTGCGCGGTTTGCCGGTTTCTGTGGCGCAATTGGATTAA
- a CDS encoding YoaK family protein, whose amino-acid sequence MSDHHQATPRRNKVHNKRHERLHAPPFWQADRPYLREQNISDVRFRRLGYVMALLAGAINAGGFFAFARYTSHVTGSLSLVADMVYLREWGVLLVALISVICFVMGAAHSSWVILWTQQKRFRGSYGFSMWLEAVYLLIFGLFGATAFQLDFGFGQFALPSLALFLLCFIMGMHNTVITLLSGGAIRSTHMTGSATDLGIELSKVMYYSKQHHPRLPYIRVNKPKMWLLSGLMATFTLGGIIGALGYQAIGHHFALPVAVVLFVLGAGSVGYDVKVRLKFILLRWYQKHRENVKK is encoded by the coding sequence ATGAGTGACCATCATCAAGCGACACCGCGCAGAAACAAGGTGCACAACAAGCGGCATGAGCGCCTGCATGCGCCACCTTTTTGGCAGGCGGATCGGCCGTATTTGCGCGAGCAGAATATTTCGGATGTGCGGTTTCGCCGATTGGGCTATGTGATGGCACTGCTGGCCGGTGCGATTAATGCCGGGGGCTTTTTCGCGTTTGCCCGCTACACCTCGCATGTCACCGGTTCGCTTTCTTTGGTGGCGGACATGGTTTATCTGCGCGAATGGGGTGTATTGCTGGTGGCGTTGATTAGCGTGATTTGTTTTGTGATGGGTGCGGCGCATTCGAGCTGGGTGATTTTGTGGACTCAGCAAAAGCGTTTTCGCGGCAGCTATGGCTTTTCTATGTGGCTGGAAGCGGTTTATCTGTTGATTTTTGGTTTGTTCGGCGCCACCGCTTTTCAGCTTGATTTCGGCTTTGGGCAGTTTGCTTTGCCGTCTTTGGCGTTGTTTTTGCTCTGCTTTATTATGGGTATGCACAATACGGTGATTACTTTGCTATCGGGCGGGGCGATTCGCTCAACACACATGACCGGTTCGGCCACCGACTTGGGCATTGAGTTATCCAAGGTGATGTATTATTCAAAACAACATCATCCGCGCCTGCCGTATATTCGCGTCAATAAGCCGAAAATGTGGTTGCTTTCAGGTTTGATGGCGACGTTTACTTTAGGCGGCATAATCGGTGCATTGGGCTATCAGGCCATCGGTCATCATTTTGCTTTGCCTGTGGCGGTGGTGTTGTTTGTATTGGGTGCGGGGTCGGTGGGTTATGATGTGAAAGTCAGATTGAAATTTATCTTGCTGCGCTGGTATCAGAAACATCGTGAAAATGTAAAGAAATAA
- the ribF gene encoding bifunctional riboflavin kinase/FAD synthetase: MNIHLGRHHPPECPQGAAVTIGNFDGVHLGHKHILQTLKQQADTLGLPVVVVIFEPQPKEFFAKKFNKPQPYRISPLRTKLDLLRQTECVDIVWVLPFTQSFADMPAQAFIDDLLRDKLNTRYLLIGDDFRFGAGREGGFEMLQAQSGMQTERTPSVIVEDIRTSSTAVRQALSDGRLAYARKLLGHDYVLSGKIKHGKKLGRTINAPTANVQLPPYHYALSGVFVVEADGSFGTRRGVASFGFNPTVSNKKTQKLEVHLFDFQGDLYGQRLNARFLHKLRDEQKFDNIDALKTQILKDMEAAKNWQP, translated from the coding sequence ATGAATATCCACCTCGGCCGCCATCACCCGCCCGAATGCCCACAAGGCGCGGCAGTGACCATCGGCAACTTCGACGGCGTGCATCTCGGCCACAAACACATTCTGCAAACCCTCAAACAACAAGCCGACACACTCGGCCTGCCGGTTGTTGTGGTGATTTTCGAGCCGCAGCCGAAAGAGTTTTTTGCCAAAAAATTCAACAAGCCGCAGCCTTACCGCATTTCCCCTTTACGCACCAAGCTGGATTTATTGCGCCAAACAGAATGTGTTGACATCGTGTGGGTGCTGCCGTTTACCCAAAGCTTCGCCGACATGCCTGCGCAAGCCTTTATCGATGATTTACTGCGCGACAAACTCAACACCCGCTACCTGCTCATCGGCGACGATTTTCGCTTCGGCGCCGGACGCGAAGGCGGCTTTGAAATGCTGCAAGCCCAAAGCGGTATGCAAACCGAGCGCACCCCTTCCGTCATCGTTGAAGACATCCGCACCAGCAGCACCGCCGTGCGCCAAGCCCTTTCAGACGGCCGCTTGGCCTACGCGCGCAAATTACTGGGGCACGATTACGTGTTGAGCGGCAAAATCAAACATGGCAAAAAACTCGGCCGCACTATCAACGCCCCCACCGCCAACGTGCAACTGCCGCCGTATCACTACGCGCTAAGCGGTGTGTTTGTGGTCGAAGCCGACGGCAGCTTCGGTACCCGCCGCGGTGTGGCCAGCTTTGGTTTCAATCCTACCGTGTCCAACAAAAAAACGCAGAAGCTGGAAGTGCATTTGTTTGACTTTCAAGGCGATTTATACGGCCAACGCTTAAACGCGCGCTTTTTGCACAAACTGCGCGACGAACAAAAATTCGACAACATCGACGCATTAAAAACACAAATTTTAAAAGACATGGAAGCAGCGAAAAATTGGCAGCCGTGA
- a CDS encoding TraB/GumN family protein, which translates to MRYFFCLLLWLFAAAASAKGAPEADTFLYEISKPGRPVSYLLGTIHVGKLKATLPADYRYTLNRVSQLVVETDESSMSAADNLHMLRMMADNRPLKQSLGSARMRRLQNVLATGQEPADFSPDSQIKPWAFWLLTQSTFNPKGYSYEYGIDNLLIQRAKKLNKPVIALEGAEQLSYFVHLPEDAIIRSFDSLEKHHQAFLNDIISLEDDYRHQRAKKTWAEIANPAYQLRFLPRRDHPLWHELMYDTLLTHRNQVWLPKLIEILPHKPTLIAVGAAHLFGEQGLIVRLRQVGYQVKPVKVKVAVH; encoded by the coding sequence ATGCGTTATTTCTTCTGTTTATTATTGTGGCTGTTTGCCGCTGCCGCTTCGGCCAAAGGCGCGCCCGAAGCCGATACGTTTCTCTATGAAATCAGCAAACCCGGACGGCCGGTTTCCTATCTGCTTGGCACCATTCACGTCGGCAAACTCAAGGCCACCCTGCCCGCTGATTACCGCTACACGCTCAACCGCGTGTCGCAATTGGTGGTCGAAACCGACGAATCAAGCATGAGCGCCGCCGATAACTTGCACATGCTGCGCATGATGGCTGACAACCGCCCTTTAAAACAAAGCTTGGGCTCCGCACGCATGCGCCGATTGCAAAACGTGTTGGCCACCGGCCAAGAGCCTGCCGACTTTTCACCCGATAGCCAAATCAAACCATGGGCGTTTTGGCTGCTGACCCAAAGCACCTTCAATCCCAAGGGCTATTCTTATGAATACGGCATCGACAATTTATTGATTCAACGTGCGAAAAAGCTCAATAAGCCGGTGATTGCGCTGGAAGGCGCGGAGCAACTCAGCTATTTTGTCCACCTGCCCGAAGATGCCATCATCCGCTCGTTTGATTCTTTGGAAAAACACCACCAAGCCTTTCTAAACGACATCATCAGCTTAGAAGACGACTACCGCCACCAACGTGCTAAAAAAACATGGGCGGAAATCGCCAATCCCGCGTATCAATTGAGATTTCTGCCGCGCCGAGATCATCCGCTGTGGCACGAATTGATGTACGACACATTACTCACCCATCGCAACCAAGTCTGGCTGCCCAAGCTGATTGAAATCCTGCCACACAAACCGACCCTGATTGCCGTGGGCGCTGCCCATTTGTTTGGCGAACAAGGCTTGATTGTGCGCCTGCGCCAAGTTGGCTACCAGGTTAAACCGGTGAAAGTCAAAGTGGCTGTGCATTGA
- the yacG gene encoding DNA gyrase inhibitor YacG, protein MNEHITIVKCPTCQTPVIWSSESKYRPFCSHRCKLIDLGEWAEERYSVEAVEDDSLSDLLK, encoded by the coding sequence ATGAATGAACACATCACCATCGTCAAATGCCCGACCTGCCAAACGCCAGTTATTTGGAGCAGTGAAAGCAAATACCGTCCGTTTTGCAGCCATCGTTGCAAGCTGATTGACTTGGGCGAGTGGGCGGAAGAGCGTTATAGCGTTGAAGCAGTTGAAGACGACAGTTTGTCGGATTTATTGAAATAA